The following is a genomic window from Janibacter sp. DB-40.
AGTCGGAGTACGGCGACTACTCCAACACCCTGGGACAGTCCTTCGCCCTCATCGGGCTCGAGCGCGCCGACGTCAACCCCTCCACCGCCGCCGTGGACTTCCTGCTCGCACAGCAGTGTGACGACGGTGGCTTCCGGCTGACCTTCGACAAGCCCGACGAGCCCGACGACGACGCGTGCGTCTCCGACCCCGATGCCACGTCGACCGCCGTCCAGGCACTCGACGTGGTCGGGGGGCACGACGCGAGCGTCCAGGACGCTGCCGAGTACCTCGTCGGCCGCCAGGGCGCTGACGGCGGCGTCGCGGGCGGGACCACCACCGAGGGCGTCAACGCCAACAGCGCCGGTCTGGCCGCCGTCGCCTTCCGCCTCGCCGGCCGCGACGACGCCCGCACCCGGGCGCTGCAGTACCTCGAGTCGTTGACCTTCGGCTGCGACACCCCTGCACTGGCCGGTGGGATCGCCTACAACCGGGCCGACTTCGACGCCGCCACCGCCCAGGGAGCCGACGCGCAGCCGGACGGCACCATCACCCGCACCACCGCCCAGGCGATCCTGGGCCAGACCGACGAGTCCTACGCCACGGTCAGCGCCGCGGGTCAGTCTGCGGCCACGCCGACGCTCGAGTGCGCGACCACCGAGCCGACCGACGACGCCACGGACGGTCCCGCCGCCGACAACACGACCGAGCCGACCGACAGCGCCACCGAGTCGACCGACGAGGCCACGGGCGGTCCCGCCGACGAGGCGGCCGGGGACACCGCTGCTCCCGAGCCGGAGCGCCCGGAGGTCGTGCAGACCGACGGTGCCACCACCGGCACGCCCGACCTCCTGCTCGCACTCGGTGCGGGTGGCCTGACCGCCGCCGTGGTCGTCGTCGTCCGACGTCGCGCGGCCTCGCAGCACAGCTGATGCTGCTCGCCACGGCCCGACTCACCGCCGCCGCCCTCCTCGCGGGCGGTGGCCTCGCCCTGGCCGCGCCCGCGCAGGCGGCTGGCTGCAGCGGCCCGAGCGGGGTGACGGTCGTCGTCGACTCCGGCGGTTCCAGCCAGGTGCGGTGCGCCGCCGGCGACCCGCCCTCTGCCGGCGCCGCGATCGAGCAGGCCGGTTTCAGCGTCACCCGGGTGCAGTCCCAGCCCGGAGCGATCTGCCGGATCGACGGCCTCCCGGCGGAGATCGGCTGCCGGATGATGCCCCCCACGGACAACTACTGGTCCTTCCACCACGCGCAGGCCGGCGGCTCGTGGACCTACTCCAGCCGAGGGTTCTACGACTACGACCCCGCCCCGGGCAGCGTCGTGGGGGCGAGCCTGGGATCCGGCGGGGCGCCCGGCACGGCACCGCCGGCCGCTCCCGCCCCGTCCCCGACCAGCACCCCGACGCAGCGGTCGACGCCCGCGCCGACCTCCAGCGCCCCCGCCGCGCAGGGCGGCACCGGCGGCACCGGCAGCGGGTCCACCGGCAGCGATCCGGGCGGCTCGAGCGGGTCGTCGCCCCCTCCGACGCGACGGCGCCGCCCGCGAGCCGCACCGAGGCCTCCGCCCCGACCGGCTCCGACTCCGGCACCTCGTCCTCCCCCACGGCGACATCCGGGAAGGCAACGGGGACGAAGGAGACGAAGCGGGCGAAGGAAGAGAAGGAGACCAGCGCCAAGAAATCGAAGAGCTCGTCGACCACCCCGCGCACGTCGGGGGACACCCCGTCCGGCAGCCCGTCGGACGAGGCGGTCGCCGCCGCGGACGAGGCCGCGGCCTCCGGGGACGACGGCAGTGCCCTCGTCCCCGCCCTCGTCGGAGGCGGTCTGCTCACCGCCCTCGCCGGCGGCGTCGTCGTGATGGCCCGACGACGAGGGGACTGACCTCCCTTCGTGCTCTCCTCGACGCCGCGAGCGATCCACCCGGGGGCCTGGTGGCTGTGGGCCATCGGGCTCGCCGTGGCGGTCTCGCAGACGAACAACCCGCTCGTGCTGCTCATCGCCGCCGGCGCGGTGACCTTCGTCGTCGTCTCCCGCCGCAGCGACTCGCCGTGGGCGCGCGCCTTCCGGCTCTACGCGGTCCTCGGCGGATTCATCATCGGGTTGCGGATCGTGCTGCACGTGCTCGTCGGCCTGAAGTGGGGGGAGATCACCGTCCTGCCGCTGCCGCTCATCGAGCTGCCGGCCTGGGCCGCCGGGATCAACCTGCTCGGTGACGTGCAGCTCGAGGGGCTGCTCGCGGCCACCTTCGAGGGCATGCGCCTGGCCGCGATGATCCTGTGCATCGGCGCGGCGAACGCCCTGGCCGACCCCAAGCGGTTGCTCGCCGCCCTGCCCGGCGCGCTGCAGGAGATCGGCACCGCGATCGTCGTAGCGATCAGCGTCGCGCCCCAGCTGGCCGAGTCCGTCCGCCGCGTCCACCGGGCCCGGTTGCTGCGCGGGGACGGCGCGCGGGGCCTCACGGCCTTCCGGCGAGTGGCCATGCCGGTCCTGGAGGACACGCTCGAGCGGTCCATGGCCCTCGCGGCGTCGATGGACTCGCGCGGCTACGGACGGCGCAACGAGACCTCCCCCGCACGCCACCGGCTCACCGGCGCCCTCGCCCTCGGCGGCCTGCTCGCCATGACCATCGGCAGCTACGGCCTGCTCGACGCGACGAGTCCCGGCTGGCTCGGGCTGCCCCTGCTGCTCGTCGGGGTCGCCCTGGGCTCCCTGGGGCTGGCCAGCGGCTCCACCGCGGTGACGCGCACCGTCTACCGACCGGCGCCGTGGCGAGCCGCAGAGACCCTCACCGCCGTGTGCGGCGTCCTCGCCGCGGTGGCGGCCTTCGCCAGCACCGCGCTCGAGCCGGCCGCGCTGAGCATGTCCCTCACCCCGATCGGGCCTCCCCCGCTACCGTGGATTCTCACCCTCGGCCTGCTCGTCGCGGTGCTGCCCGGTCTCCTCACACCGCCGCCGCCGGTGGGCCGCCGGCGTGACCGCACCCGGCGCGCGGGCGCCGGCCCGGTCCCCCACCCCGAGACCGAAGGGAGCCGGTCATGAGCTGGGCACCCGAGCCCGCCATCCTCTTCGAGGACGTGACGCTCACCTACGACGGCAGCGGGACCCCGGCGCTCGCCCACGTCGACCTGACCGTCGACGAGGGCGAGCTCGCCCTCGTCGTCGGCCGCACCGGCTCGGGCAAGTCCACGCTCCTCGGCGCGATCAACGGGCTCGTCCCCCACTTCACCGGCGGCCACCTGCAGGGGCGCGTGCTCGTCGCCGGCCGGGACACCCGCACCCACCTGCCTCGCGATCTCGCCGACGTCGTCGGTGTCGTCGGGCAGGACCCGCTCGCCGGCTTCGTCACCGAGACGGTCGAGGCCGAGCTCGCGTACGGGATGGAGCAGCTCGGTCTGCCCCCGGCGACCATGCGGCGCCGTGTCGAGGAGGCCCTGGACGTCATGGACGTCGCCGACCTGCGCGACGCGCCCTTGCGCGACCTCTCCGGCGGGCAGCAGCAGCGCGTGGCCATCGGCGCCGTGCTCACGCAGCACCCCAGGGTCATCGTCCTCGACGAGCCGACCTCCGCGCTGGACCCGACCGCCGCCGAGGACGTCCTCGCCGCGATCTCCCGGCTCGTGCACGACCTGTCGACGACGGTGGTCGTCGCCGAGCACCGCATCGAGCGGGTCATCCACCATGCCGACTCGGTCATCCACGTCGCCGAGGGCCGGGTCGAGCACGGTCCACCCGCGCGGATGATGACCACCTCGTCCGTGGCCCCGCCGGTCGTCGAGCTCGGCCGGTGGGCCGGGTGGTCCCCGCTGCCGCTGTCGGTGCGCGATGCGCGTCGGGCGGCCCGCCCCCTTCGCGGGCAGCTGATGGAGGCACCGAGCCCGGCCCCGCCCCCGGTGCGGCCCGGCGGGCTCGAGGCGAAGGGGGTGACCGTCCGCCACGGCCGGCTGGTCGCCGTCGACGACGTCGACCTGTCGCTGCACCCCGGCACGGTCACGGCCGTGATGGGCCGCAACGGCGCCGGCAAGTCATCGCTGCTGTGGGCGCTCCAGGGGTCGGGCACGCGGACCGCCGGGAGCGTCGCGGTACGTGGTTTCGAGGCTCCTTCGTCGCACCTCGACCACCGTGGGATCGACCCGGGCGAGCTGCCGTCGGCTGCCCGACGCACCGTGGTGGGTCTGGTGCCGCAGACCCCGGGTGACCTGCTCTACCTCGAGACGGTGGGCGCGGAGTGCGCCCGGGCCGATGCGGATGCCGGCCGCGACCCGGGCAGCTGCGCGGCAGTGCTGGAGGAGATCGCCCCCGGCATCCCGTCCGGGATGCACCCGCGTGACCTGTCCGAGGGCCAACGCCTCTCACTCGTCCTCGCCGTGCAGCTGACCGCCGACCCACCGGTGCTCCTGCTCGACGAGCCCACCCGGGGTCTGGACTACTCCGCCAAGCGCGCCCTGGGACGAGCCCTGCGCACCCTCGTCGCCCGCGAGCGCACCGTCGTGCTGTCGACGCACGACGTCGAGTTCGTCGCCGAGGCCGCCGACCGGGTCGTCATCATGGCCGACGGGGAGATCATCGCCGACGGCCCGACGGCCGAGGTGGTCGTCTCCTCGCCCGCCTTCGCGCCGCAGGTGGCCAAGGTGCTCGCGCCCGCGCCCCTGCTCACCGTGGCCGGCGTGCGCGAGTCGGTCGCCGCGGCGCAGGGGGCCTCCTCGTGAGGCACACCGCCGTCGCACTGCGTCCCCGGGCCGTCGCCGCGATCGCGCTGACGAGCCTCGCCGGCGTGTTCGCCTTCCTCTGGCCGCTGCTCATCTCCCCCGACACCGGGCTGTCCCACTCCGGGGACGCCCCGCTCGTCTTCGCCGCGATCCTCATCGGCGTGCTCGCGGTCGTCCTCGCCGAGGTCAGCGACGGGGGCCTGGACACCAAGGCCGTGGCCATGCTCGGGGTGCTGTCCGCGGTCGGCGCCGCGCTGCGTCCACTCGGGGCGGGCTCGGCGGGGCTGGAGACGGTCTTCTTCCTGCTCATCCTCGCCGGACGCGTCTTCGGTCCGGGCTTCGGCTTCGTCCTCGGCGCGACGACCCTCGCCTCGAGCGCCCTCATCACCGCCGGCGTCGGCCCGTGGCTGCCCTTCCAGATGCTCGCCGCCGCCTGGGTCGGCCTGGGCGCCGGTCTGCTGCCGCGGGCGAAGGGGGTGACGGAGGTCGTCCTGCTCTGCGGCTACGGCGCGGTGACCGGCCTGCTCTACGGCGCCGCCCTGAACTTCTCCTTCTGGCCCTTCACGGTGCAGGGCGAGGAGTCGCTGTCCTTCGTCGCGGGCGCTCCGGTCACCGAGAACCTCACCCGATTCCTGGCCTTCTCCCTCGCGACCTCCCTCGGCTGGGACATCGGCCGGGCCCTGACCAACGTCGCGCTCATCGCGCTCACCGGGCGGCCGGTCCTCGGCGCGCTGCGACGGGCCGCCCGTCGGGCCTCGTTCGCCGCGGCCTGACAGCCGTCTGCGAGGATGGCGCCATGCCGACGGACCTGGACCGACACGAAGCGTGGCTCAGCCGCGAGGACCTGGACAACATCCGCGGGCGGGTGCCCATCCTCTACGTCGCAGCGGTCCCCGTGCGCGTGGCCGACAACGGCTCGGTGACGCGGGTCGGGCTGCTCCTGCGCGCCTCCGACACCGGCACGATGGACCGTGAGCTCATCGCCGGTCGGGTCAACTACCACGAGCGGGTGCGTGACGCCCTCGTGCGGCACCTGGAGAAGGACCTCGGCCCGATGGCACTGCCCTCCGTCCCGGCCTCGCCCGTGCCCTTCACGGTCGCCGAGTTCTTCCCGACGCCGGGCATCACGCCCTTCCACGACCCGCGCCAGCACGCGGTCGCGCTGAGCTACATCGTGCCGGTGCGCGGTGACTGCGCCCCGCAGCAGGACGCCCTGGACCTCGCATGGCTCACGCCCGCCGAGGCCGGCGAGACGGGGCTGCAGGCCGAGATGGCCGGCGGCCACGGCGCCCTGCTCCAGCAGGCGCTGTCGCACCTGGGCCACGGCGGCTTCTGAGGCCCTGCCCCTACTTGCTGAACTGGTCCTTCCGGCGGGTCATGTCCTTGCGGTCCTTCGAGTAGGCCTCCTCGTACGTCGGCGCCGTGCCGCCGAGGCGGGCCGGGTGGAAGCGCAGCTCGTCCCCCTTCGGCTGCGGGTAGGCAGCGAGGGTCTCGTCGAGCATCTGCTTCATCACCCGACGAAGGTGGGCGGTCACCTCGGCGACGTCGTCGTCCGGCCCGACGTGGATGGGCTCGCCGACGGTGATGTGGATCGGGGCCTTCGTGCGGCCCAGCCGCTTGGGCACGTCCTTGGTCCAGATGCGCTGGGCCCCCCACACGATCGTCGGCAGGATGGGCACGCCGGCGTCCTTGGCCATCCGCACGGAGCCGGACTTCAGCTCCTTGATCTCGAACGAGCGCGACATCGTCGCCTCCGGGTACACGCCGACGATCTGGCCCTGGCGCAGACGGTTCGTCGCCTCGGCGAGGGCACCCGCACCCGCGTGGCGGTCGACGGGGATGTGCTTGAGCCCGCGCATGATCGGACCGGCGACCTTGTGCTGCCAGATGGACTTCTTGGCCATGAAGCGCACCCAGCGGCGGCTCTTGCGGGCACTCAGCCCCGCGAAGACGAAGTCGAGGTAACCGGTGTGGTTGATCGCCATGACGGCACCACCACGGCGCGGGACATTGGCTTCCCCCTTCATCGTGAAGCGGTATCCGTTGAGGAGGAAGATGACCCGGGCGACGATGATGATCAGCCGGTACAGGGGCTCGGGTGGACGCATGTCGACAGACTACGACGTCGCCGGGTGGGGGGTGGGCCCGATTGGCAGGGCAGTGAGCGGGGATGGGAAGATTCGGCCCATGACCGAGCACTCCCTGTCCCCCGACGCTGCCCGCATCCCGGAGCGTCCCTCCCTCGAGGGGCTCGAGGAGAAGTGGGACGCGGTATGGCGTGAGCAGGAGACCTACGCCTTCGACCGTGCGGGTGGGCGCGAGCAGGTCTTCTCCATCGACACCCCGCCGCCGACGGCGAGCGGCAGCCTGCACATGGGGCACGTCTTCAGCTACACGCACACCGACTGCATGGCCCGCTACAAGCGCATGCAGGGGTTCAACGTCTTCTACCCGATCGGTTGGGACGACAACGGCCTGCCGACGGAGAAGCGGGTGCAGAACTACTACGGCGTGCGCGGCGACTCCTCGTTGCCCTACGACCCGGACTTCACTCCCCCCTTCGCCGGGACGACGAAGACGATCAAGGCCGCCGACCAGGTCCCGATCAGCCGGCAGAACTTCATCGAGCTGTGCGACGAGCTGACGGTCAAGGACGAGGAGGCCTTCGAGTCCCTCTTCCGCCGCTTGGGCTTCAGCCTCGACTGGGCCATCCAGTACCGCACGATCGACGAGCACTCGCGGGCGACGGCGCAGACGGCCTTCCTGCGCAACCTCGCCCGCGGTGAGGCCTACACCGCAGAGGCCCCGGGCCTGTGGGACGTCACCTTCCAGACCGCCGTGGCCCAGGCCGAGCTGGAGGCGCGCGACTACCCCGGCGCCTACCACCGCGTCGCCTTCCACGGCGCCGACGGTCCGGTCCACGTCGAGACCACCCGCCCGGAGCTGCTCCCTGCGTGCGTCGCCCTCATCGCGCACCCGGACGACGAGCGCTACCAGGGCCTCTTCGGCTCCACCGTGACCTCCCCGATCTTCGGCGTCGAGGTCCCGGTCCTCGCCCACCGCGGCGCCGAGATGGACAAGGGCGCCGGCATCGCCATGTGCTGCACCTTCGGCGACCTCACCGACGTCATCTGGTGGCGTGAGCTGCAGCTGCCGACCCGCTCGGTCGTCAACCGGGCCGGCCGCATCGCCGCCGACGTCCCCGAGTGGATCTCCGGGGAGACGGGCGCCGAGGTCTACACCCAGATGTCCGGCAAGACGGTCCACTCCGCCCGCGAGGTCGTCGTCGAGGCGCTGCGCGCCTCCGGTGACCTCGACGGCGAGCCGCAGAAGACGCAGCGCAAGGCCAACTTCTACGAGCGCGGCGAGAAGCCGCTGGAGATCGTCACCTCCCGCCAGTGGTACATCCGCAACGGCGGCCGGGACGAGCAGCTGAACGAGACGTTGCAGGGCCGCGGCGACGAGATCGCCTTCCACCCCGAGTTCATGAGGTCGCGCTACAAGAACTGGGTCTCCGGCCTCAACGGCGACTGGCTGATCTCCCGCCAGCGCTTCTTCGGCGTGCCGATCCCCGTCTGGTACGCCCTCGACGCCGAGGGCGAGCCGCAGTACGAGTCGCCGCTCGTGCCCGAGGAGTCGCGGCTCCCGATCGACCCGACCGCGAGCGTGCCCGACGGGTACACCGAGGACCAGCGCGACCAGCCGGGCGGCTTCACCGGTGACCCCGACGTCATGGACACCTGGGCCACCTCCTCCCTGTCCCCCCAGATCGCCGGTGACTGGTTGGGGCGCGAGTCCGGCCGCTCCGATCTGTTCGACCGCGTCTTCCCGATGGACGTGCGTCCGCAGGGGCACGACATCATCCGCACGTGGCTCTTCGCCACGATCGTGCGCGCGCACTTCGAGCACGGCAGCGCGCCGTGGCGAAACGCCGCGATCTCCGGCTGGATCCTCGACCCGGACCGCAAGAAGATGAGCAAGTCCAAGGGCAATGTCGTCACCCCCGAGGACGTCGTCGTCGAGCACAGCGCCGACGCGGTGCGCTACTGGGCCGCCTCCAGCCGGCTGGGCACCGACGCCGCCTACGACACCGGCCAGATGAAGATCGGTCGCCGGCTGGCGATCAAGCTGCTCAACGCGAGCAAGTTCGCCCTGGGCTTCGGCACCGTCGAGGGCGACCTCACCGCCGCCGTGACCAACCCGCTCGACCAGTCGATGCTCGCCGGGCTCGCGCGCGTCATCGCCGATGCGACGGCCGGCTTCGAGGGCTGGGACTACACCCGCAGCCTCTCGGTGACCGAGACCTTCTTCTGGACCTTCTGCGACGACTACATCGAGCTGGTCAAGGACCGCGCCCACGGCGGCGAGGGGCAGGACCCCGCCGGCACGGCCTCCGCCCGCGCCGCACTGCGCCTCGCGCTCGACGCCCTGCTGCGCCTGCTCGCACCCGTGCTGCCCTACGCCACCGAGGAGGTCTGGTCCTGGTGGCACGAGGGCTCGGTGCACCGCGCCGCGTGGCCGACCGTCGACGAGCTGCCCTCCGGTGGTGACGCGGCCGTCCTCGGTGCGGTCGGCGAGGCCCTCAGCCAGATCCGCAAGGCCAAGTCCGACGCCAAGGTCGGCATGCGCAGCGAGATCACCGCGGCCACCCTCGTCGCTCCTGCCGCGACCGCGGAGCTCGTCCGCGTCGGCGAGTCCGACCTGCGCAGCGCCGGCCGGCTCTCCGGGTCCTTCGAGCACGCCGAGGGCGAGGAGATCGGGCTGCGGGACGTCGAGCTCATCCCCTTCGTCAAGCCGAAGAAGAACTGACCCCTTCCCGGCCCGGCTCGCGACGCAGCGGGGTCGGGTCGGGGTTCAGCTGCGGCACCCGCCACGGCGCGAGTGCCGGTGACCCGTTGCCCGCCCGGCGGTGTCCGGTGGGCTGGACCAGGATCCACGGCACCGACCACCCGCCCAGGTCGAGGCGCCGGGTGGCGAACTCGTCCTCGCTCAGCGCCAGCACCTGCCCGGAGCTCGGCTCGTACACGCTCAGCTCACCGGTGCGGGCGCCTGGGATGACCAGGGTGATGTGGCGCGGGAGCACTGCGTTGCCGACGTAGAGGGCCGCCGGCTCGCCGTCGACGACGAGGTCGGTCAGGCGGCGGTACCGGGCACGCAGCGCCTCCTGGGAGTGCGCGCGCAGCGAGACCAGCCGGTAGCGCGTCCCGACACGGGCGCAGCCGTTCTCCAGCTCGTGCCGCAGACCCCACGGTGGTGTCCCCAGGGCCCGTGGCCACGCCACGGCCAGTCTCCCGCCCGATGCGGCCCACCCGTTCGTCCGGGCCTGGACGGTGCGCTCCCAGGAGGCGAAGCGCTCCGGGAAGGTGCTGCCCTCGGCGCCGGGGACCGGGTGTCCCTCGCCGTGGACGACCCACCGGGCGAACGGGCCGTCGACGAGCATGCGTGCCACGGTCGCGCACGCCGACCCGCAGGTCGTCGGGCTCTGCTGCCGCGGGCCCGAGGACCCGGTGGCCAGCCGGAAGGGTGCGCTCACCCGATCATCCTGTCAGGTGGCTCAGGCGGAGCGCTTGTGCTTGCGCTTGCCCGTCTCCTCGTGGCGCACGATCGTCGGCAGGACGTTGTCGCGCACGACCTCCTCGGTGACGACGATCTGCTTGATGCCCT
Proteins encoded in this region:
- a CDS encoding prenyltransferase/squalene oxidase repeat-containing protein, yielding MRSVSTLALTASLGAVGLALAPAASAAAPDASVHYLADRLADGDDRLLVEAGGQSYADHGLTIDAVLGMSAAGTGGDAAAAATDWVVANSGDYIGSGEEAYAAATAKLLTFAGARGLDPRDVAGVDLVAQLRSLEQGNGQFADQSEYGDYSNTLGQSFALIGLERADVNPSTAAVDFLLAQQCDDGGFRLTFDKPDEPDDDACVSDPDATSTAVQALDVVGGHDASVQDAAEYLVGRQGADGGVAGGTTTEGVNANSAGLAAVAFRLAGRDDARTRALQYLESLTFGCDTPALAGGIAYNRADFDAATAQGADAQPDGTITRTTAQAILGQTDESYATVSAAGQSAATPTLECATTEPTDDATDGPAADNTTEPTDSATESTDEATGGPADEAAGDTAAPEPERPEVVQTDGATTGTPDLLLALGAGGLTAAVVVVVRRRAASQHS
- a CDS encoding energy-coupling factor transporter transmembrane component T, encoding MLSSTPRAIHPGAWWLWAIGLAVAVSQTNNPLVLLIAAGAVTFVVVSRRSDSPWARAFRLYAVLGGFIIGLRIVLHVLVGLKWGEITVLPLPLIELPAWAAGINLLGDVQLEGLLAATFEGMRLAAMILCIGAANALADPKRLLAALPGALQEIGTAIVVAISVAPQLAESVRRVHRARLLRGDGARGLTAFRRVAMPVLEDTLERSMALAASMDSRGYGRRNETSPARHRLTGALALGGLLAMTIGSYGLLDATSPGWLGLPLLLVGVALGSLGLASGSTAVTRTVYRPAPWRAAETLTAVCGVLAAVAAFASTALEPAALSMSLTPIGPPPLPWILTLGLLVAVLPGLLTPPPPVGRRRDRTRRAGAGPVPHPETEGSRS
- a CDS encoding ABC transporter ATP-binding protein, which gives rise to MSWAPEPAILFEDVTLTYDGSGTPALAHVDLTVDEGELALVVGRTGSGKSTLLGAINGLVPHFTGGHLQGRVLVAGRDTRTHLPRDLADVVGVVGQDPLAGFVTETVEAELAYGMEQLGLPPATMRRRVEEALDVMDVADLRDAPLRDLSGGQQQRVAIGAVLTQHPRVIVLDEPTSALDPTAAEDVLAAISRLVHDLSTTVVVAEHRIERVIHHADSVIHVAEGRVEHGPPARMMTTSSVAPPVVELGRWAGWSPLPLSVRDARRAARPLRGQLMEAPSPAPPPVRPGGLEAKGVTVRHGRLVAVDDVDLSLHPGTVTAVMGRNGAGKSSLLWALQGSGTRTAGSVAVRGFEAPSSHLDHRGIDPGELPSAARRTVVGLVPQTPGDLLYLETVGAECARADADAGRDPGSCAAVLEEIAPGIPSGMHPRDLSEGQRLSLVLAVQLTADPPVLLLDEPTRGLDYSAKRALGRALRTLVARERTVVLSTHDVEFVAEAADRVVIMADGEIIADGPTAEVVVSSPAFAPQVAKVLAPAPLLTVAGVRESVAAAQGASS
- a CDS encoding ECF transporter S component, giving the protein MRHTAVALRPRAVAAIALTSLAGVFAFLWPLLISPDTGLSHSGDAPLVFAAILIGVLAVVLAEVSDGGLDTKAVAMLGVLSAVGAALRPLGAGSAGLETVFFLLILAGRVFGPGFGFVLGATTLASSALITAGVGPWLPFQMLAAAWVGLGAGLLPRAKGVTEVVLLCGYGAVTGLLYGAALNFSFWPFTVQGEESLSFVAGAPVTENLTRFLAFSLATSLGWDIGRALTNVALIALTGRPVLGALRRAARRASFAAA
- a CDS encoding NUDIX hydrolase family protein; the protein is MPTDLDRHEAWLSREDLDNIRGRVPILYVAAVPVRVADNGSVTRVGLLLRASDTGTMDRELIAGRVNYHERVRDALVRHLEKDLGPMALPSVPASPVPFTVAEFFPTPGITPFHDPRQHAVALSYIVPVRGDCAPQQDALDLAWLTPAEAGETGLQAEMAGGHGALLQQALSHLGHGGF
- a CDS encoding lysophospholipid acyltransferase family protein, with the protein product MRPPEPLYRLIIIVARVIFLLNGYRFTMKGEANVPRRGGAVMAINHTGYLDFVFAGLSARKSRRWVRFMAKKSIWQHKVAGPIMRGLKHIPVDRHAGAGALAEATNRLRQGQIVGVYPEATMSRSFEIKELKSGSVRMAKDAGVPILPTIVWGAQRIWTKDVPKRLGRTKAPIHITVGEPIHVGPDDDVAEVTAHLRRVMKQMLDETLAAYPQPKGDELRFHPARLGGTAPTYEEAYSKDRKDMTRRKDQFSK
- the valS gene encoding valine--tRNA ligase, coding for MTEHSLSPDAARIPERPSLEGLEEKWDAVWREQETYAFDRAGGREQVFSIDTPPPTASGSLHMGHVFSYTHTDCMARYKRMQGFNVFYPIGWDDNGLPTEKRVQNYYGVRGDSSLPYDPDFTPPFAGTTKTIKAADQVPISRQNFIELCDELTVKDEEAFESLFRRLGFSLDWAIQYRTIDEHSRATAQTAFLRNLARGEAYTAEAPGLWDVTFQTAVAQAELEARDYPGAYHRVAFHGADGPVHVETTRPELLPACVALIAHPDDERYQGLFGSTVTSPIFGVEVPVLAHRGAEMDKGAGIAMCCTFGDLTDVIWWRELQLPTRSVVNRAGRIAADVPEWISGETGAEVYTQMSGKTVHSAREVVVEALRASGDLDGEPQKTQRKANFYERGEKPLEIVTSRQWYIRNGGRDEQLNETLQGRGDEIAFHPEFMRSRYKNWVSGLNGDWLISRQRFFGVPIPVWYALDAEGEPQYESPLVPEESRLPIDPTASVPDGYTEDQRDQPGGFTGDPDVMDTWATSSLSPQIAGDWLGRESGRSDLFDRVFPMDVRPQGHDIIRTWLFATIVRAHFEHGSAPWRNAAISGWILDPDRKKMSKSKGNVVTPEDVVVEHSADAVRYWAASSRLGTDAAYDTGQMKIGRRLAIKLLNASKFALGFGTVEGDLTAAVTNPLDQSMLAGLARVIADATAGFEGWDYTRSLSVTETFFWTFCDDYIELVKDRAHGGEGQDPAGTASARAALRLALDALLRLLAPVLPYATEEVWSWWHEGSVHRAAWPTVDELPSGGDAAVLGAVGEALSQIRKAKSDAKVGMRSEITAATLVAPAATAELVRVGESDLRSAGRLSGSFEHAEGEEIGLRDVELIPFVKPKKN